One genomic window of Candidatus Neomarinimicrobiota bacterium includes the following:
- a CDS encoding MerR family transcriptional regulator, with protein MSKQYSVKQVADLSGITVRTLHHYDKTGLLKLTSRSEKKHHYYDENSLLRLQQILFYRELDFSLEQSRAILDDPEFDFIKALQSHRESLVQKHKRMNQLTQTVDQTLEKIEGDRTMVLKDEDLYKGFDQEKIDLWNKEVDEKYDPEKVAESRRSVGKMSQDQFNDIQKEGDQVTLAISELIDREAGRPEVQGLIKEHHAWIENFYPCPPEMYKGLGQLYIENPEFTAFYEKVKPGLAVFMCEAMGYFADHALKD; from the coding sequence ATGAGTAAGCAGTACAGTGTAAAACAGGTGGCAGATCTATCAGGCATTACGGTGCGAACCCTCCACCATTATGACAAAACCGGCTTACTCAAACTGACCAGTCGGTCTGAGAAAAAACACCACTACTATGATGAAAACAGCCTGCTCCGCCTGCAGCAAATTCTCTTTTATAGAGAGCTGGATTTTTCCCTGGAGCAATCCAGGGCTATCTTGGATGACCCCGAATTTGATTTTATCAAAGCACTGCAAAGCCACCGAGAATCACTGGTCCAGAAACATAAACGCATGAACCAGTTGACCCAGACTGTGGATCAAACATTGGAAAAAATTGAAGGAGACCGCACCATGGTTCTCAAAGACGAAGACCTCTACAAAGGTTTTGACCAGGAAAAAATCGATCTTTGGAATAAAGAGGTCGATGAAAAATATGATCCAGAGAAAGTGGCTGAGTCCAGACGCAGTGTGGGCAAAATGTCACAGGACCAGTTCAATGATATTCAGAAAGAGGGAGATCAGGTCACCCTGGCGATTTCCGAATTGATTGACAGGGAGGCTGGCAGACCAGAAGTCCAGGGTCTCATTAAAGAGCACCATGCCTGGATTGAAAACTTCTATCCCTGTCCCCCCGAAATGTATAAGGGGCTGGGACAGCTTTATATTGAGAATCCGGAGTTCACCGCTTTCTATGAAAAGGTTAAGCCTGGCTTGGCAGTCTTTATGTGTGAAGCCATGGGCTATTTTGCGGACCACGCCCTAAAAGACTAA
- a CDS encoding DUF3341 domain-containing protein, with protein MNQTLGALARFANPAELIEAAKKIRDAGYKKFDCHSPFPIHGMDDAMGMKRSPLGYIVGAMTLTGATVGMTLQYWIAAVEYPLVISGKPFFSWQAFIIVTFALFVLFGAFGAVLGMLHLNRLPRLHHPVFYSDKFAKVTDDAFYVSVEADDEQFDDKKIQEFLSSIGGTDVELVAGE; from the coding sequence ATGAATCAAACATTAGGCGCCCTGGCTCGCTTCGCAAATCCTGCTGAGCTTATTGAGGCAGCAAAAAAAATCCGCGATGCCGGCTATAAGAAATTTGATTGTCATTCACCCTTCCCCATTCATGGAATGGATGATGCCATGGGAATGAAACGATCTCCCCTTGGCTATATAGTGGGTGCAATGACCCTTACCGGTGCAACCGTAGGGATGACACTGCAATATTGGATCGCTGCAGTTGAATATCCCCTGGTCATATCTGGCAAGCCATTTTTCAGCTGGCAGGCCTTTATTATCGTTACCTTTGCCCTTTTCGTGCTCTTCGGTGCTTTTGGTGCTGTTTTGGGGATGCTGCATCTGAATCGACTCCCCCGCCTGCATCACCCCGTATTCTATTCAGACAAATTTGCAAAGGTGACCGATGATGCTTTCTATGTGAGCGTTGAAGCAGATGACGAGCAATTTGATGACAAGAAGATTCAAGAATTCCTCAGCTCAATCGGTGGTACCGATGTGGAGCTGGTGGCAGGCGAGTAA
- a CDS encoding cytochrome c3 family protein, with amino-acid sequence MAQIFPKWTNKAPLYAAVGAGLTLVVVVGLVWYYASPWYTDVGYRPSQPVPYSHKVHVRDLGLDCRFCHTGVETSPVAGLPPTKTCMNCHNMIKADSDKLALVRESFKNGTPLEWVRVHKSPDYVYFDHSAHINVGVGCASCHGNIAEMEVVAQHKPLSMGWCLDCHRNPDDHLRPASEITNMTWTPPANQAEFAAKQKELLDIKAPITDCTGCHR; translated from the coding sequence TTGGCTCAGATATTCCCCAAATGGACGAATAAAGCCCCACTGTATGCTGCCGTCGGTGCCGGTCTAACCCTGGTTGTTGTCGTGGGTCTGGTCTGGTACTATGCTTCTCCATGGTATACCGATGTTGGTTATCGTCCATCACAGCCCGTCCCCTACAGCCATAAAGTGCATGTTCGGGACCTTGGGTTAGATTGTCGCTTCTGTCATACTGGCGTGGAGACCTCTCCTGTCGCCGGTTTGCCTCCGACAAAAACCTGTATGAATTGTCATAACATGATCAAGGCTGATAGCGACAAGCTGGCCCTTGTTCGTGAAAGTTTTAAAAATGGTACACCCCTGGAATGGGTCAGAGTCCACAAATCTCCGGATTATGTTTATTTCGACCACTCCGCTCATATTAACGTGGGTGTGGGATGCGCCAGCTGTCATGGCAATATTGCTGAAATGGAAGTGGTCGCCCAGCATAAACCCCTGAGCATGGGGTGGTGTTTGGATTGTCACCGTAATCCAGATGATCATTTACGCCCAGCGAGTGAAATCACCAACATGACCTGGACACCCCCAGCAAACCAGGCCGAATTTGCCGCCAAACAGAAGGAGCTTTTGGATATCAAAGCCCCCATCACTGATTGTACAGGATGTCATAGATGA
- a CDS encoding biopolymer transporter ExbD yields MIFAVDFGPKLGLVFISDVELFGWQPDLPKAKKITTPQGRKHRVVIALREDSRLYVEKIDTPCDNLREELLTIMFYNPDCYAALYIDKDIAMEPVKEVLATLVDLGIRKVFFHTYADLSPQVSHREPTGRGDL; encoded by the coding sequence ATGATATTTGCTGTTGATTTTGGACCCAAACTGGGTCTTGTCTTCATTAGTGATGTTGAGTTATTTGGCTGGCAACCAGACCTGCCGAAAGCAAAAAAGATAACCACCCCTCAAGGACGAAAACATCGTGTAGTCATTGCCTTAAGGGAGGATAGTCGCCTCTATGTGGAAAAAATAGACACCCCTTGTGACAATTTGCGGGAGGAACTCCTGACCATCATGTTTTATAATCCAGATTGCTATGCTGCTCTATACATCGACAAGGACATTGCAATGGAGCCTGTTAAAGAGGTGTTAGCTACACTTGTAGACCTGGGTATCAGGAAAGTATTTTTCCACACGTATGCGGATCTCAGCCCCCAGGTAAGTCACCGCGAGCCCACAGGGCGCGGCGATCTCTAA
- a CDS encoding c-type cytochrome, which produces MMKNLLARLMLMMISVLMIVACGRGNFSEKPPIHLNPNMDSQGKYKAQSESNFFVDGSSMRTPVEGTVAQGQLREDDAYYHGKDASGEFISSAPMDFTADMLERGKERYQIYCSACHGVNADGKGKILFYKYPIPPANFYDERIKKLSDGHMFNAVTAGWLNMPSLKAQVSVEDRWAIISYIRSLQKN; this is translated from the coding sequence ATGATGAAAAACTTACTTGCCCGTTTGATGTTGATGATGATTTCGGTTCTGATGATAGTTGCTTGTGGTCGCGGAAACTTCTCAGAAAAACCCCCCATTCATTTGAACCCGAACATGGACTCACAGGGAAAATATAAGGCACAATCCGAAAGTAACTTCTTTGTGGATGGTTCCAGCATGCGCACCCCCGTTGAAGGCACCGTTGCTCAGGGTCAACTCCGTGAAGACGATGCCTATTATCATGGTAAAGATGCATCTGGTGAATTTATCTCATCAGCACCCATGGATTTTACAGCTGACATGCTTGAGCGCGGTAAAGAGCGCTATCAGATTTATTGTTCAGCCTGTCATGGGGTAAATGCAGATGGTAAGGGTAAAATTCTGTTCTACAAATACCCCATTCCTCCAGCCAATTTTTATGATGAGCGCATCAAAAAGCTGAGCGATGGCCACATGTTTAATGCCGTCACAGCTGGTTGGCTAAATATGCCATCGCTAAAAGCGCAAGTTTCAGTGGAAGATCGATGGGCTATTATCAGCTACATCAGATCACTACAAAAGAATTAG
- the nrfD gene encoding polysulfide reductase NrfD, with translation MGGDELLVTGGHTFSTLTDKVSGIVETQTPPKWYLLFAMAVSGLMVLLGAIGWLVWEGTGVWGLNNPVGWGWAIVNFVFWVGIGHAGTLISAILFLLRQQWRTAINRFAEAMTIFAVISALVFPGIHVGRIWLAYYMFPVPNQMLIWPNFRSPLLWDIFAVGTYFTVSTLFWYVGLIPDLATLRDRATKVRKKVLGFFALGWRGGNRQWQHYEKAYLMLAGLATPLVLSVHSVVATDFATSMVPGWHTTIFPPYFVAGAVFSGFGMVMTLAIIARKIYGLEDIITVNHLEKMNKIILVTGSMVGYAYMTEFFIAWYSGNEFEVFAFINRAFGPYAWAYWIMFTCNVITPQIFWFKKVRRSIPIMFVASIFVNIGMWFERFVITVTSLSRDYLPSSWDYYSPSIWDILTFVGSFGLFFTFFLLFLRFLPMVALSEVKGVLPEADPHYYHKDGGAK, from the coding sequence ATCGGGGGCGATGAACTGCTGGTCACTGGCGGTCACACATTCAGCACCCTGACAGACAAAGTCAGCGGCATTGTAGAAACACAAACGCCACCCAAATGGTATTTGTTGTTTGCCATGGCCGTTTCCGGTCTCATGGTTCTCCTGGGAGCTATTGGCTGGCTGGTCTGGGAAGGTACTGGAGTGTGGGGTCTGAATAATCCTGTAGGCTGGGGCTGGGCCATTGTAAATTTTGTGTTCTGGGTAGGTATTGGACATGCTGGAACCCTGATTTCAGCCATTCTCTTTCTGCTGCGACAGCAGTGGCGGACGGCCATCAACCGTTTTGCAGAAGCCATGACCATTTTTGCTGTAATTTCAGCCCTGGTTTTTCCCGGGATTCACGTCGGTCGAATCTGGCTGGCTTATTACATGTTTCCCGTTCCCAACCAGATGCTGATCTGGCCCAACTTCAGATCTCCACTTCTGTGGGATATTTTTGCCGTTGGAACCTATTTTACCGTTTCAACACTTTTCTGGTATGTCGGTCTTATTCCTGATTTGGCTACCTTGAGGGATCGTGCCACCAAAGTACGTAAAAAGGTCCTGGGTTTCTTTGCTCTTGGCTGGAGAGGTGGCAACCGTCAATGGCAACATTATGAAAAAGCGTATCTCATGCTGGCTGGACTGGCGACACCCCTGGTTTTATCTGTTCACTCTGTTGTGGCCACAGACTTTGCAACCAGTATGGTGCCGGGATGGCATACAACGATTTTCCCGCCCTACTTCGTAGCAGGTGCTGTTTTCTCTGGATTTGGGATGGTGATGACCCTGGCTATTATCGCCAGAAAAATTTATGGTCTTGAAGACATTATCACCGTCAACCACCTGGAAAAGATGAATAAGATCATTTTGGTTACGGGCTCCATGGTTGGTTATGCCTACATGACAGAATTCTTTATTGCCTGGTATTCAGGAAATGAATTCGAAGTCTTTGCCTTTATCAACAGAGCCTTTGGCCCCTATGCCTGGGCCTATTGGATTATGTTTACCTGTAATGTGATTACGCCTCAGATATTCTGGTTTAAAAAAGTGAGACGCAGCATTCCGATTATGTTCGTGGCGTCCATTTTTGTGAATATCGGCATGTGGTTCGAGCGTTTTGTTATTACCGTAACGTCATTATCCCGTGATTATCTCCCTTCAAGCTGGGATTACTACTCACCATCGATCTGGGATATCCTGACCTTTGTGGGAAGTTTTGGGCTTTTCTTCACATTCTTCCTGCTATTTCTGAGATTTCTGCCCATGGTGGCCCTGTCTGAAGTCAAGGGCGTGCTACCTGAAGCAGATCCACATTACTATCATAAAGATGGAGGTGCCAAATGA
- a CDS encoding TAT-variant-translocated molybdopterin oxidoreductase, giving the protein MSNAINPSAQGKTYWRSLDHLADTPEFKALVEKEFPEGADELKSPVSRRKFLSLMGASMALAGLTSCRRPVEKIIPYVIKPEEIIPGKPQYYATNMPFGTESFGLLVESHEGRPTKIEGNKNHPASGGSSNVFMQAEMLNLYDPDRSQVILNQGKNSSWQAYRAVWKKLAAEYAENGGEGLAVLSESFASPTMMRLSETFMKKFPQAKWVTYDSVSDENIFTGIQAATGVMARPKYSFKEANVVLSLDSDFLQMDSNDIPHAREFASRRKVRSENDSMNRLYVVEGTYTITGGMADHRLRVQSGQIGMFAAALAHELSAQGLDIKAPRVNANFDKKWISSVAKDLLANKGNSLVVGGRRQPSEVHTLIALINDVLENTNKTVSYLSNPDMQVSNLKSFAELTQAMNAGKIESLVILGGNPVYQAPADIDFAAGLKKVKHSVHLASHVDETSENTTWHINQAHFLESWGDVSGYGGAGITQPLIAPLFDGKSNIDVLADLISDEEVWAYGVVQETWRGILGTGNFDKAWRKVVHDGFLASTRGTPVSMNKSRAQGSVSMSRYYSSTASPDDMEVIFTASFTNYDGRYANNGWMQELPDPVTKVTWDNVVLISANTAKHFGVKNQDRLKISNGTVDVTLPVWVQPGMADNTLALELGYGREIGRVSTGVGANVSVLRNTSGMSIASGFTAEKAFGTHILACVQDHHGFDEEKLAAEAIQKRLPTIVRESTLSDYQNDPEFAMAFAEKNELKGMWKEHDYSEGNQWGMAIDLTSCTGCSACTIACQSENNIPVIGKDEVSNGRDMSWIRLDRYYTGDVEDPEMVFQPIACQHCEMAPCEGVCPVAATTHSEEGLNEMAYNRCIGTRYCSNNCPYKVRRFNFFNYTKDMPEIVEMAMNPDVSIRFRGVMEKCTFCVQRINVAKIDVKNEGRDLEDGDIVVACQQACPTDAIAFGNINDPNSEVSKMKAQNRDYALLGELNLQPRTSYGAKLRNPNPDLETEHAAAEHTA; this is encoded by the coding sequence ATGAGTAACGCAATAAATCCCAGCGCACAGGGTAAAACCTACTGGCGCAGTCTGGATCATCTCGCCGATACCCCCGAATTTAAGGCCTTGGTTGAGAAAGAATTTCCAGAAGGCGCAGACGAGTTGAAAAGCCCTGTTTCACGGAGAAAGTTTTTAAGCTTAATGGGTGCTTCTATGGCGCTGGCTGGATTAACCAGTTGTCGCCGACCTGTTGAGAAGATTATCCCTTATGTGATTAAGCCAGAAGAAATCATTCCTGGAAAACCCCAGTATTATGCCACCAACATGCCATTTGGGACCGAATCTTTTGGTCTCCTGGTTGAAAGCCACGAGGGTCGCCCCACAAAGATTGAGGGAAATAAAAACCATCCTGCATCAGGTGGATCTTCCAATGTCTTCATGCAGGCAGAGATGCTTAATCTCTACGATCCAGATCGTTCACAGGTCATTCTGAACCAGGGCAAAAATTCCAGCTGGCAGGCCTATAGAGCCGTCTGGAAAAAACTGGCTGCTGAATATGCTGAAAATGGTGGTGAAGGACTGGCTGTCCTGAGTGAAAGCTTTGCTTCTCCAACCATGATGCGTCTCAGCGAAACCTTTATGAAAAAATTTCCCCAGGCAAAATGGGTCACTTACGATAGCGTCAGTGATGAGAATATTTTTACAGGAATTCAAGCCGCCACAGGTGTCATGGCTAGACCTAAATACAGTTTCAAAGAAGCAAATGTGGTTCTGTCCCTGGACTCAGATTTTCTTCAAATGGACAGCAACGATATTCCCCATGCCCGGGAGTTTGCTTCTCGGCGCAAGGTTCGCTCTGAAAACGACAGCATGAACCGTCTTTACGTGGTAGAAGGTACTTATACCATTACAGGCGGCATGGCAGACCATCGCCTGAGAGTGCAGAGTGGACAGATCGGCATGTTTGCTGCGGCCCTGGCCCACGAACTCAGCGCCCAGGGTCTCGATATCAAAGCCCCAAGGGTGAATGCCAACTTTGACAAGAAATGGATTTCATCTGTAGCGAAAGACTTGCTGGCCAACAAGGGAAACTCTCTTGTGGTGGGCGGTCGTCGTCAACCCTCTGAAGTCCACACCCTGATTGCCCTTATAAATGATGTATTAGAAAACACCAATAAAACGGTAAGCTATTTAAGCAATCCAGATATGCAGGTTTCAAACCTGAAGTCCTTTGCCGAGCTCACCCAGGCCATGAATGCCGGCAAGATAGAATCGCTGGTTATTCTAGGCGGCAATCCTGTTTATCAGGCTCCAGCTGATATTGATTTTGCAGCAGGCCTTAAAAAGGTCAAACATTCTGTTCACCTTGCTTCTCACGTCGATGAAACATCAGAAAATACAACCTGGCACATCAATCAAGCACACTTCCTGGAAAGCTGGGGAGATGTCTCCGGCTATGGTGGTGCAGGCATCACCCAGCCACTGATTGCACCGCTGTTTGATGGCAAAAGTAATATTGATGTCCTGGCTGATCTTATCTCAGATGAAGAGGTCTGGGCCTATGGTGTGGTCCAGGAAACCTGGCGAGGCATTCTCGGCACAGGCAATTTTGATAAAGCCTGGCGCAAGGTCGTCCATGATGGTTTTCTCGCATCTACCAGAGGGACACCCGTATCCATGAATAAATCTCGCGCCCAAGGCTCTGTCTCCATGAGTCGCTATTATTCATCAACTGCATCACCTGATGATATGGAAGTCATTTTTACAGCCTCCTTCACCAACTATGATGGGCGTTATGCCAACAATGGTTGGATGCAAGAGCTGCCAGACCCCGTAACCAAGGTCACCTGGGACAACGTGGTCTTGATCTCTGCCAATACTGCCAAACACTTCGGCGTGAAAAATCAGGATCGATTAAAAATTTCAAACGGAACAGTTGATGTAACGCTGCCTGTTTGGGTGCAACCAGGCATGGCTGACAACACCCTGGCCCTGGAGTTGGGTTATGGTCGTGAAATCGGCCGGGTCTCTACGGGTGTCGGAGCCAATGTAAGTGTTTTACGTAATACCTCAGGAATGAGCATTGCCTCCGGTTTTACTGCCGAGAAGGCTTTTGGAACCCATATCCTGGCCTGTGTTCAGGACCACCATGGTTTTGATGAAGAAAAGCTGGCCGCCGAGGCCATCCAGAAACGCCTGCCCACCATCGTTCGGGAAAGCACCCTGTCTGATTATCAAAATGATCCTGAATTTGCCATGGCCTTCGCCGAAAAGAATGAACTCAAGGGCATGTGGAAAGAGCACGACTATTCAGAGGGAAATCAGTGGGGCATGGCCATTGACCTGACCAGCTGTACGGGCTGTAGCGCCTGTACCATCGCCTGTCAGAGTGAAAACAATATCCCCGTGATTGGTAAGGATGAGGTGAGTAACGGTCGCGATATGAGCTGGATTCGTTTGGATCGCTATTACACCGGTGATGTTGAAGACCCTGAGATGGTTTTTCAGCCCATCGCCTGTCAGCATTGCGAAATGGCACCATGTGAAGGTGTTTGTCCCGTGGCAGCTACCACCCATAGCGAAGAAGGTCTCAATGAAATGGCCTACAATCGCTGTATTGGAACCCGTTACTGCTCCAACAACTGTCCCTACAAAGTTCGACGGTTTAACTTCTTCAATTATACTAAAGATATGCCTGAGATTGTTGAAATGGCCATGAATCCTGACGTCTCCATTCGATTCCGTGGCGTGATGGAGAAATGTACCTTCTGTGTACAGCGTATCAACGTTGCCAAAATCGACGTCAAAAACGAAGGCCGTGATTTAGAGGACGGTGATATCGTGGTGGCATGTCAACAAGCCTGCCCCACAGATGCCATTGCTTTTGGAAATATCAATGATCCCAATAGCGAAGTTTCCAAAATGAAGGCACAGAATCGTGACTACGCCTTGTTGGGTGAGTTAAACCTGCAACCGCGAACCAGCTATGGTGCAAAACTGCGAAATCCAAATCCTGATCTGGAGACTGAGCATGCAGCAGCCGAGCATACGGCTTAG